Part of the Fusobacterium perfoetens genome is shown below.
CCTAAAGCTCCGCCTTGAATGTAGGCATTAGTTTTTCCTCTTCCGTTTCCCTCTCTTGTAACGAACCCATTCATTCTATAGATTGGTTGCATATGCATTGGCTTCCAAATTGGTCTTCCTTCAGCATTATATTTCATCATTGTTTCAAGTATCTCTGTTGGACAAGTTTTTCCTTTTTCTTTAATATATGCAACTTCATTTTCTCCACGAACTTGTTTGCACATTGCATTTTCATCTATCAACATACAACTTAGCCAATAGTTAGGTACTGAATTTTCTTCATCAAAAGGATTCATTGTAACTGGTAACCCTTCAAATCCTTTTTTATATCTTTCATATATCTCTTTTTTCTTAGCAATATGCTCTTCAAGATAAGGAAATTGTCCTCTCACAACTCCGGCTATTACATTACTCATTCTATAGTTATAACCAACCTCTTCATGTTGGTACCAAGGAGCATTTTCTCTAGCTTGAGTAGACCATTTTCTTACTTTTTCAGCTGCTTCTTTACTGTTAGTAAGTAACATTCCACCAGAAGAACCTGTTATTATTTTATTACCATTAAAACTGATACAGTTAAAATCTCCAAAGTTTCCTGTTTGTTGTCCTTTGTAACTTGCTCCTAATGATTCAGCAGCATCTTCTATTATTGTAGCTCCGTATTTATCACAAACTTTTTTAATTTCATCTATTTTTCCAGGAACTCCATATAGATGAGCTACTACTACAACTTTAACTTCTGGATAAATTTCAAAAGCTTTTTCCAAAGCCACTGGATC
Proteins encoded:
- a CDS encoding DegT/DnrJ/EryC1/StrS family aminotransferase, giving the protein MNKEFVPFKNRVWLSSPTMHGEEFEYMKEAYETNWMSTVGKNIDEVERLACEKVGCKYAVALSAGTASLHLAVRLAGVKPGDKVFCSDMTFCATVNPVVYEGGVPVFIDTEYDTWNMDPVALEKAFEIYPEVKVVVVAHLYGVPGKIDEIKKVCDKYGATIIEDAAESLGASYKGQQTGNFGDFNCISFNGNKIITGSSGGMLLTNSKEAAEKVRKWSTQARENAPWYQHEEVGYNYRMSNVIAGVVRGQFPYLEEHIAKKKEIYERYKKGFEGLPVTMNPFDEENSVPNYWLSCMLIDENAMCKQVRGENEVAYIKEKGKTCPTEILETMMKYNAEGRPIWKPMHMQPIYRMNGFVTREGNGRGKTNAYIQGGALGKDGRPLDVGMDIFQRGLCLPSDNKMTEEEQNIIIEIIRSCFE